In a single window of the Motilibacter aurantiacus genome:
- a CDS encoding ROK family protein — MAAALVAVDVGGTTIKAAQVTPDGGFLSRRTVSTPHDGSPVADAVAAVVSELRTPAMAGVGVGVPGVVDSGAGVVRFAANLGLRDVPLGPQLADLLRVPVAIEHDVRAACAAELRLGAGRRVEDVLCVVLGTGVAARSIVRGRLLDGSSGTAGELGHVCIDPVGEPCACGARGCVEVYASAAGVLRRYRAAGGDPALDTPGIVAALGADALADRVWAEAVAALAAGIAAAVLMTDPALVSLAGGLSGAGSALLGPLAVALQERLPWRPAPPVELSVLGADAGLLGSALAAADAAGWRERTRRWLPPGPQQP; from the coding sequence ATGGCGGCTGCGCTCGTGGCCGTCGACGTGGGCGGCACCACGATCAAGGCCGCGCAGGTGACGCCGGACGGCGGGTTCCTGAGTCGGCGTACGGTGTCGACCCCTCACGACGGCAGCCCGGTCGCCGACGCGGTCGCCGCCGTCGTGTCCGAGCTGCGGACTCCTGCCATGGCCGGTGTCGGGGTGGGCGTGCCGGGAGTCGTCGACAGCGGGGCGGGAGTGGTGCGGTTCGCGGCGAACCTCGGGCTGCGCGACGTACCCCTCGGGCCGCAGCTCGCGGACCTGCTCCGGGTCCCGGTGGCCATCGAGCACGACGTCCGCGCCGCGTGTGCCGCCGAGCTGCGCCTGGGCGCCGGCCGGCGGGTCGAGGACGTGCTCTGCGTCGTTCTCGGGACGGGCGTCGCGGCGCGCTCGATCGTGCGGGGCCGGCTGCTCGACGGCTCCAGCGGGACCGCGGGCGAGCTCGGGCACGTGTGCATCGACCCGGTCGGCGAGCCCTGCGCGTGCGGCGCGCGCGGCTGCGTGGAGGTGTACGCGTCGGCGGCGGGCGTGCTGCGCCGCTACCGCGCCGCCGGGGGAGACCCCGCCCTGGACACCCCGGGGATCGTGGCGGCCCTCGGCGCCGACGCACTCGCCGACCGGGTGTGGGCCGAGGCCGTGGCCGCCCTGGCGGCCGGGATCGCTGCCGCGGTCCTGATGACGGACCCGGCTCTGGTGTCGCTCGCCGGCGGGCTCAGCGGGGCCGGCTCGGCCCTGCTCGGCCCGCTCGCCGTCGCGCTGCAGGAGCGGCTGCCCTGGCGGCCCGCGCCGCCGGTCGAGCTGTCCGTGCTCGGCGCCGACGCCGGGCTGCTGGGCTCCGCACTGGCCGCCGCCGATGCGGCAGGCTGGCGGGAGCGCACCCGTCGCTGGCTGCCGCCCGGCCCGCAGCAGCCCTGA
- a CDS encoding glucosamine-6-phosphate deaminase translates to MEVVPVAGPAEAGAVVADIVAAAVSSGARVLGLATGSSPLPAYRELGRRCRAGEVSLAGLDAFLLDEYVGLARDSPQSYARFIRDELVDLVDLDPARVHGPDGGAPDPLEEARRYDAALRENGPVDVQILGIGANGHIGFNEPGSSLASRTRLKTLAERTRADNARFFDRIEDVPRHVITQGLGTIRDARHLVLVATGAAKAAAVVAAVEGPVTASCPASVLQLHPHVTVVIDQEAAAGLRDLDHYRFVLAHKPAGQGF, encoded by the coding sequence GTGGAGGTCGTCCCCGTGGCCGGCCCGGCCGAGGCCGGCGCGGTCGTGGCCGACATCGTGGCCGCCGCGGTGTCGTCAGGGGCGCGCGTCCTCGGGCTCGCCACCGGCTCCTCGCCGCTGCCCGCCTACCGGGAGCTCGGGCGGCGGTGCCGGGCCGGCGAGGTGAGCCTCGCCGGCCTCGACGCGTTCCTCCTCGACGAGTACGTCGGGCTGGCTCGCGACTCCCCGCAGAGCTACGCGCGCTTCATCCGCGACGAGCTCGTGGACCTGGTCGACCTCGACCCGGCGCGCGTGCACGGCCCCGACGGCGGCGCGCCCGACCCGCTGGAGGAGGCAAGGCGCTACGACGCGGCCCTGCGCGAGAACGGGCCGGTCGACGTGCAGATCCTCGGCATCGGCGCGAACGGCCACATCGGCTTCAACGAGCCGGGCTCGTCGCTCGCGTCCCGCACCCGGCTGAAGACCCTCGCCGAGCGCACGCGCGCGGACAACGCCCGCTTCTTCGACCGCATCGAGGACGTCCCCCGGCACGTGATCACCCAGGGGCTGGGCACGATCCGCGACGCGCGGCACCTGGTGCTCGTGGCGACCGGAGCGGCGAAGGCCGCTGCGGTCGTCGCCGCCGTCGAGGGGCCGGTGACCGCGAGCTGCCCGGCGTCGGTGCTCCAGCTGCACCCGCACGTCACCGTGGTCATCGACCAGGAGGCCGCCGCCGGGCTGCGCGACCTCGACCACTACCGCTTCGTGCTGGCGCACAAGCCCGCCGGCCAGGGGTTTTGA
- a CDS encoding ROK family transcriptional regulator, whose product MPTDSATRGQQALRSANRALLLSVLREGPASRAALARATRLSSTTVSSLVAELAGAGVVEVGDGAAGTGAGRTGRPGRLVRLAPDRGVVMGLDLSYDGVRGAVGDLDHRVLAEAERLFPRLPEADEEDLGPLGGLVAEVVAEAVAAAGVPVERLARVVVGVPGVVDPLTASAVSTRAPWWSGVTVSKVIGEALGRELPVSVENDADLLTVGEAQHGAARGMGDVLGLDASSGVGLGLLLDGRLHRGFRGGAGEIGHVQVVEGGGFCVCGNRGCLETVASLDHVLGELRPVHGERAGTREDLERLVSSGDRAAVRAVSDAGALIGKVVADACTLLAPQAVVVSGSLAAGGPVLCEAVRTAVARHTTPRSGHPVQVLQNSLGDRAVVLGALALAAEDATTS is encoded by the coding sequence ATGCCGACCGACTCCGCGACCCGAGGGCAGCAGGCACTGCGGTCGGCGAACCGCGCCCTGCTCCTCTCGGTCCTGCGCGAGGGGCCGGCCAGCCGGGCCGCACTCGCCCGCGCCACGCGGCTGTCCTCCACGACGGTCTCCAGCCTGGTCGCGGAACTGGCCGGGGCCGGGGTCGTCGAGGTGGGCGACGGCGCCGCGGGGACGGGCGCCGGGCGTACCGGCCGCCCGGGGCGGCTGGTCCGGCTCGCCCCCGACCGCGGCGTCGTGATGGGGCTCGACCTGTCCTACGACGGGGTGCGCGGCGCGGTGGGCGACCTCGACCACCGCGTGCTCGCGGAGGCCGAACGGCTCTTCCCGCGTCTGCCCGAGGCCGACGAGGAGGACCTCGGGCCCCTCGGAGGGCTGGTCGCGGAGGTGGTCGCCGAAGCGGTCGCGGCCGCGGGGGTCCCGGTCGAGCGGCTGGCCCGCGTCGTCGTCGGCGTGCCCGGTGTGGTCGACCCGCTCACGGCCTCCGCCGTGTCGACGCGCGCGCCGTGGTGGAGCGGGGTCACGGTCTCGAAGGTCATCGGCGAGGCGCTCGGCCGCGAGCTGCCGGTCTCGGTGGAGAACGACGCCGACCTGCTCACCGTGGGCGAGGCGCAGCACGGCGCCGCCCGCGGGATGGGCGACGTCCTCGGCCTCGACGCGTCCTCGGGCGTCGGGCTCGGGCTCCTGCTCGACGGCCGGCTGCACCGCGGCTTCCGCGGCGGGGCCGGCGAGATCGGGCACGTCCAGGTGGTCGAGGGCGGCGGCTTCTGCGTCTGCGGCAACCGCGGCTGCCTGGAGACCGTCGCCTCGCTCGACCACGTGCTCGGCGAGCTCCGTCCCGTCCACGGCGAACGGGCCGGCACCCGCGAGGACCTCGAGCGGCTCGTGAGCAGCGGGGACCGGGCGGCGGTGCGCGCGGTGAGCGACGCCGGCGCGCTCATCGGCAAGGTCGTCGCCGACGCCTGCACGCTGCTGGCGCCGCAGGCCGTCGTGGTCAGCGGCTCGCTCGCGGCCGGCGGCCCCGTGCTCTGCGAGGCCGTCCGCACCGCGGTCGCCCGACACACGACCCCGCGCTCGGGCCACCCGGTCCAGGTGCTGCAGAACTCCCTCGGCGACCGCGCCGTCGTGCTGGGCGCGCTCGCCCTCGCGGCGGAGGACGCCACCACTTCCTGA
- a CDS encoding extracellular solute-binding protein: protein MTDSSPLRRRGRSGPARWAALSLAGALLLAACGGDDGDDSGADGAAAPAASAGADLSTTIKILAPSYTETSQADWQKVIDGFNGEYPNVTVELQIEAWDGFTDKVQARIQGQDAPDILNDNNFADYANSDILYPIDEVMSPETLASIEPALLKNGVGEDGTQWAAPDIASARLLAYNTELFEQAGITSPPKTWDELLDAATKISELGGGVSGYGMPLGQEEAQVEASLWVWGNGGDWVSGSDLTVASEQNVAAFEQMKRFIDAKATQPDPGASNRQAVADLFNQGKLGMYVSHPGLLAETRSKFPDVKFEVAPMPTKDGSATANLGVTDFIEAFDNGDEDRKAATKAFLDYLYQPEVYGPWAAGTGLLPVTSAAIAEKSASDVDNKPFYDVLSTVRFLPQGNPNWTALQNALQQNAGQIATKPAQEVLSGIEEQANAGG from the coding sequence ATGACCGACTCCTCGCCCTTGCGCCGCAGAGGCCGCTCCGGGCCGGCGCGCTGGGCCGCGCTGTCCCTGGCCGGCGCCCTGCTGCTGGCCGCGTGCGGCGGCGACGACGGCGACGACAGCGGGGCGGACGGCGCCGCGGCGCCCGCCGCGAGCGCCGGGGCGGACCTGTCGACGACGATCAAGATCCTGGCGCCGAGCTACACCGAGACCTCGCAGGCCGACTGGCAGAAGGTCATCGACGGCTTCAACGGGGAGTACCCGAACGTCACGGTCGAGCTGCAGATCGAGGCCTGGGACGGCTTCACCGACAAGGTGCAGGCGCGCATCCAGGGCCAGGACGCGCCGGACATCCTCAACGACAACAACTTCGCCGACTACGCCAACAGCGACATCCTCTATCCCATCGACGAGGTCATGAGCCCGGAGACGCTGGCGAGCATCGAGCCGGCGCTGCTCAAGAACGGCGTCGGTGAGGACGGCACGCAGTGGGCGGCCCCGGACATCGCGTCCGCGCGGCTCCTGGCCTACAACACCGAGCTGTTCGAGCAGGCGGGCATCACGTCGCCGCCGAAGACGTGGGACGAGCTGCTCGACGCGGCGACCAAGATCTCCGAGCTGGGGGGCGGGGTCTCCGGCTACGGCATGCCGCTGGGGCAGGAGGAGGCGCAGGTCGAGGCCAGCCTCTGGGTGTGGGGCAACGGCGGTGACTGGGTGTCAGGCAGCGACCTGACGGTCGCGTCCGAGCAGAACGTCGCGGCGTTCGAGCAGATGAAGCGGTTCATCGACGCGAAGGCGACGCAGCCCGACCCGGGCGCCAGCAACCGGCAGGCGGTCGCGGACCTGTTCAACCAGGGCAAGCTCGGGATGTACGTCAGCCACCCGGGCCTGCTGGCCGAGACGCGCAGCAAGTTCCCGGACGTGAAGTTCGAGGTCGCGCCGATGCCGACGAAGGACGGGTCCGCGACCGCCAACCTCGGCGTGACGGACTTCATCGAGGCGTTCGACAACGGCGACGAGGACCGCAAGGCGGCGACGAAGGCGTTCCTCGACTACCTGTACCAGCCCGAGGTCTACGGCCCGTGGGCCGCGGGCACCGGCCTGCTGCCCGTGACGAGTGCGGCGATCGCCGAGAAGTCGGCGTCCGACGTGGACAACAAGCCGTTCTACGACGTGCTGTCCACCGTCCGGTTCCTGCCGCAGGGCAACCCCAACTGGACGGCGCTGCAGAACGCGCTGCAGCAGAACGCCGGCCAGATCGCCACCAAGCCCGCTCAGGAGGTCCTGAGCGGCATCGAGGAGCAGGCGAACGCCGGCGGCTGA
- a CDS encoding carbohydrate ABC transporter permease: protein MATTTAPAPSTLGARPGRARRAPGHSSLVAALPWLAPALLLILGVVLYPAGYMVYTSFRRFNRIGVERGSAGLDNYKQALDYPGVDIGRVFLNTFIWVAVVTVVSIVISLFLAQFLNKQFRGRKLVRLAVVVPWAASVVMTTSIFFYGLNPDYGIINRFLVDIGILDAPYGFTKSAVPAFCTAMVVAVFVSLPFTTYTILSGLQGVPDDVIEAAYMDGASAWQRYTKVILPMLRPAISIATLIMIINVFNSLPILQILVEAPGYDADITTTLIFKYKTVLGPGVASALSVVNFLVVMTVIAVYLAVLRPTKDR, encoded by the coding sequence GTGGCCACCACCACCGCCCCGGCACCGTCGACCCTGGGGGCGCGCCCCGGCCGGGCCCGGCGGGCGCCCGGGCACAGCAGCCTCGTCGCCGCGCTGCCCTGGCTGGCACCCGCCCTGCTGCTGATCCTCGGGGTCGTCCTCTATCCCGCCGGCTACATGGTCTACACGTCGTTCCGCAGGTTCAACCGGATCGGCGTGGAGCGCGGGAGCGCAGGCCTGGACAACTACAAGCAGGCCCTGGACTACCCGGGCGTCGACATCGGCCGCGTCTTCCTCAACACCTTCATCTGGGTCGCGGTGGTGACCGTGGTCTCGATCGTCATCTCCCTGTTCCTGGCGCAGTTCCTCAACAAGCAGTTCCGCGGGCGCAAGCTCGTGCGCCTCGCGGTGGTCGTGCCGTGGGCGGCCTCGGTGGTGATGACGACGTCGATCTTCTTCTACGGGCTCAACCCCGACTACGGCATCATCAACCGCTTCCTCGTCGACATCGGGATCCTCGACGCGCCCTACGGCTTCACCAAGAGCGCGGTCCCGGCGTTCTGCACGGCCATGGTGGTGGCGGTCTTCGTCTCGCTGCCCTTCACCACGTACACAATCCTGTCGGGGCTGCAAGGGGTGCCGGACGACGTGATCGAGGCGGCCTACATGGACGGCGCGTCCGCCTGGCAGCGCTACACCAAGGTGATCCTGCCGATGCTGCGGCCGGCCATCAGCATCGCGACGCTCATCATGATTATCAACGTCTTCAACTCGCTGCCGATCCTGCAGATCCTCGTCGAGGCCCCCGGCTACGACGCGGACATCACGACGACGTTGATCTTCAAGTACAAGACAGTGCTCGGGCCGGGCGTGGCCTCTGCCCTGTCGGTCGTGAACTTCCTCGTCGTCATGACCGTGATCGCCGTCTACCTGGCCGTGCTGCGGCCCACGAAGGACCGCTGA
- a CDS encoding carbohydrate ABC transporter permease, translating into MSVAEPGLRPTVAEAGLSTADSPRRRRPSRGTGIHRRPNPWLMLLGAVVVVTVFVLPYAIMFIGSLKSQADITRIPPPYIGDAVHFDNYRTMWSSSVHPGDGLTATVVISVVATAVVLLVATPAAWFTARYTFPGRTVFLALVLVVQMLQPTVLAVGLFREFLQLGLNDTWIAMILVNSAFNLTFAVWIMQAFFASIPREVDEAAALDGASKLQILTRVSLPLVWPGIVTALIYVFVAAWNEYAAASIIMTSNDLQPLTVALPRFFGLYAAQWHYIFGVSLVAIVPVVVLFALIEKRLAGGLTAGSVK; encoded by the coding sequence ATGTCCGTCGCCGAGCCCGGCCTGCGCCCCACCGTCGCCGAGGCGGGGCTGTCCACCGCCGACTCCCCCCGCCGCCGCCGGCCCTCCCGCGGGACGGGCATCCACCGGCGGCCCAACCCGTGGCTCATGCTGCTGGGCGCGGTCGTCGTCGTGACGGTCTTCGTCCTGCCCTACGCGATCATGTTCATCGGCTCGTTGAAGAGCCAGGCCGACATCACCCGCATCCCGCCGCCCTACATCGGCGACGCCGTGCACTTCGACAACTACCGGACCATGTGGTCGTCGAGCGTGCACCCGGGAGACGGCCTCACCGCGACCGTCGTCATCTCGGTCGTCGCGACGGCGGTCGTCCTGCTCGTCGCGACGCCCGCGGCGTGGTTCACCGCCCGCTACACGTTCCCCGGGCGCACCGTCTTCCTCGCGCTCGTCCTCGTCGTGCAGATGCTCCAGCCGACCGTGCTCGCCGTGGGCCTGTTCCGCGAGTTCCTGCAGCTCGGGCTGAACGACACCTGGATCGCGATGATCCTGGTGAACTCGGCCTTCAACCTGACCTTCGCCGTCTGGATCATGCAGGCGTTCTTCGCCTCGATCCCGCGTGAGGTCGACGAGGCCGCCGCGCTCGACGGGGCGAGCAAGCTGCAGATCCTCACGCGGGTCTCGCTGCCGCTGGTCTGGCCGGGCATCGTGACCGCGCTGATCTACGTGTTCGTGGCCGCGTGGAACGAGTACGCCGCCGCCTCGATCATCATGACGTCCAACGACCTGCAGCCGCTGACCGTCGCGCTGCCCCGGTTCTTCGGGCTCTACGCCGCTCAGTGGCACTACATCTTCGGGGTGTCGCTCGTGGCGATCGTCCCCGTCGTCGTCCTGTTCGCGCTCATCGAGAAGAGGCTGGCCGGCGGGCTCACCGCCGGCTCGGTCAAGTAG
- a CDS encoding family 20 glycosylhydrolase produces the protein MLTAVVAASLGAASLSAAGVTAVGTPARAAVAPVTAPQVIPLPQSLSLREGSFTLTAGTRIVSASGALPVAQQLADVLRPSTGYALPVSTGAPAAGTLALALDGPASLGDEGYTLDAGAGGVVIRAHTAHGAFNGVQTLRQLLPAWVESPTVQPGPWTVPGVAISDTPRFGYRGAMLDIARHFQTVDTVKQIIDDIAAYKINTLHLHLADDQGWRIAIEGRPELTTIGAQFGIDNSPGGYWTQAQYVEVVQYAASRFVTIVPEIDTPGHTNAAIMSYADIHPDINCSANKPPKWNLTGDVGYSALCPDSPNTWALLTDVINQLSALTPGPYYHIGGDEVPTTILTQQQYADFINREAPIVGAAGKIVMGWNEISEGDFGRPGMPQGVVQFWGTGGTGSGGDSARRAVQKGMKVVMSPADRAYVDQKYVTTRTTNPNGPVTPIGLNWACPRGCDVDTAYNWDPATLVPARTTSTGEQLPAVTESDVIGVEGALWSETVKNLSDAEYLYFPRLPAIAELGWSPASGPGRTFDEFKVRLAAQGARWTAAGVNFYPSPLVPWRADLAAADVNVTNTYPYSVSGALATIALPLLTGTATATVDWGDGTTSAATLTGTPGVYADTTAPRVNSLWTASGSHTYAGPGHYTVTVTVTSGATTQSVSFEVTAASIAEVRGELASLRASGDVVASTYRDLLDVVAMAQAAESAADSASVSTYVGQLRSAILALRPAKVSAEGKASLLDLLAQWPPAAGAARPAA, from the coding sequence ATGCTGACTGCCGTCGTCGCCGCATCGCTCGGGGCCGCCTCGCTGTCCGCCGCCGGCGTCACCGCGGTCGGCACGCCGGCGCGGGCAGCCGTGGCGCCCGTGACCGCCCCGCAGGTCATCCCGCTGCCGCAGTCGCTCTCCCTGCGCGAGGGGAGCTTCACCCTCACCGCCGGCACGCGCATCGTCTCCGCGAGCGGAGCGCTCCCGGTGGCCCAACAGCTGGCGGACGTGCTCCGCCCGTCGACCGGGTACGCCCTGCCGGTGTCGACCGGCGCCCCCGCCGCCGGCACGCTCGCGCTCGCCCTCGACGGCCCGGCGTCACTCGGCGACGAGGGCTACACGCTCGACGCCGGCGCCGGCGGGGTCGTCATCCGCGCGCACACCGCCCACGGCGCGTTCAACGGCGTGCAGACCCTGCGCCAGCTGCTGCCGGCGTGGGTCGAGAGCCCGACCGTGCAGCCGGGCCCGTGGACGGTGCCGGGGGTGGCGATCAGCGACACGCCGCGCTTCGGCTACCGCGGCGCGATGCTCGACATCGCCCGGCACTTCCAGACCGTCGACACGGTGAAGCAAATCATCGACGACATCGCGGCGTACAAGATCAACACGCTCCATCTGCACCTGGCCGACGACCAGGGCTGGCGCATCGCGATCGAGGGCCGCCCCGAGCTCACCACCATCGGCGCGCAGTTCGGGATCGACAACTCCCCCGGCGGCTACTGGACGCAGGCGCAGTACGTCGAGGTCGTGCAGTACGCCGCGAGCCGCTTCGTCACCATCGTGCCGGAGATCGACACCCCGGGGCACACGAACGCGGCGATCATGTCGTACGCCGACATCCACCCGGACATCAACTGCAGCGCGAACAAGCCGCCGAAGTGGAACCTCACCGGCGACGTCGGCTACAGCGCGCTCTGCCCGGACAGCCCGAACACCTGGGCGCTGCTCACCGACGTCATCAACCAGCTCAGCGCGCTGACGCCCGGGCCGTACTACCACATCGGCGGCGACGAGGTCCCGACGACGATCCTCACCCAGCAGCAGTACGCCGACTTCATCAACCGGGAGGCGCCGATCGTCGGCGCGGCCGGCAAGATCGTCATGGGCTGGAACGAGATCTCCGAAGGCGACTTCGGGCGACCGGGGATGCCGCAGGGCGTCGTGCAGTTCTGGGGCACCGGCGGCACGGGCTCGGGCGGCGACTCCGCGCGGCGTGCCGTGCAGAAGGGGATGAAGGTCGTGATGTCCCCGGCCGACCGCGCCTACGTCGACCAGAAGTACGTGACGACGCGGACGACCAACCCGAACGGGCCGGTCACGCCCATCGGGCTCAACTGGGCCTGCCCGCGCGGCTGCGACGTCGACACGGCCTACAACTGGGACCCCGCGACGCTCGTCCCGGCGCGCACGACGTCGACCGGGGAGCAGCTGCCGGCCGTCACCGAGTCCGACGTGATCGGCGTCGAGGGCGCGCTGTGGTCCGAGACCGTCAAGAACCTCTCGGACGCCGAGTACCTCTACTTCCCGCGGCTGCCCGCCATCGCCGAGCTGGGCTGGTCCCCGGCGAGCGGGCCGGGGCGTACCTTCGACGAGTTCAAGGTCCGCCTCGCCGCGCAGGGCGCACGCTGGACCGCGGCGGGCGTCAACTTCTACCCCTCCCCGCTGGTCCCGTGGCGGGCCGACCTCGCCGCGGCGGACGTCAACGTCACGAACACCTACCCGTACTCGGTCTCCGGAGCCCTGGCGACGATCGCGCTGCCGCTGCTGACCGGCACGGCGACGGCGACGGTCGACTGGGGAGACGGCACCACGTCCGCCGCGACCCTGACCGGGACTCCCGGCGTCTACGCCGACACGACCGCACCGCGCGTGAACTCGCTCTGGACCGCGTCCGGCAGCCACACCTACGCCGGGCCCGGCCACTACACCGTGACGGTGACCGTGACCTCGGGCGCGACGACGCAGTCGGTGAGCTTCGAGGTGACCGCGGCGAGCATCGCGGAGGTACGCGGCGAGCTCGCGTCGCTGCGGGCGTCCGGCGACGTCGTGGCCAGCACCTACCGCGACCTGCTCGACGTGGTCGCGATGGCGCAGGCCGCCGAGAGCGCCGCCGACTCCGCGTCGGTGAGCACGTACGTCGGACAGCTGCGCAGCGCGATCCTGGCCCTACGCCCGGCCAAGGTCAGCGCCGAGGGGAAGGCGTCCCTGCTCGACCTGCTCGCGCAGTGGCCTCCGGCCGCGGGGGCCGCCCGCCCGGCGGCCTGA
- a CDS encoding helix-turn-helix domain-containing protein, with product MAEAIQVPPVEDTEAALAAVVALRRLANQLESAAVAHAIGAGWTWAEVGQALGISPQAAHKKLAPLLPEPSPRSRTRSRTRSRKEKQ from the coding sequence ATGGCTGAGGCGATCCAGGTCCCACCGGTCGAGGACACCGAAGCGGCCCTCGCCGCCGTGGTCGCGCTGCGCCGGCTGGCCAACCAGCTCGAGTCCGCCGCCGTGGCCCACGCCATCGGCGCGGGCTGGACCTGGGCCGAGGTGGGCCAGGCGCTCGGCATCAGCCCACAGGCCGCCCACAAGAAGCTCGCCCCACTGCTGCCGGAGCCCTCACCCCGCTCCCGCACCCGATCCCGCACCCGATCCCGCAAGGAGAAGCAATGA
- a CDS encoding Clp protease N-terminal domain-containing protein yields MSIRDKVADATTISALLTGAEQEALAVGDELPGVEHLVLAALGLPDGTAATAFGRLGVSPDAFRTAVAQVHAEALATVGVAAPDAGPSVRRVGPRSFRASATADETFRNATALKQDSGAGRLLGAHVVAAACEQERGTFPRALQALNVGRAELRAAAVTEARR; encoded by the coding sequence ATGAGCATTCGCGACAAGGTCGCCGACGCCACCACGATCTCCGCCCTGCTCACGGGCGCCGAGCAGGAGGCACTGGCCGTTGGGGACGAGCTTCCCGGCGTCGAGCACCTGGTGCTGGCGGCGCTCGGCCTGCCGGACGGGACGGCCGCCACGGCGTTCGGCCGCCTGGGCGTCTCCCCCGACGCCTTCCGCACGGCCGTGGCACAGGTGCACGCCGAGGCCCTCGCCACAGTGGGCGTAGCCGCGCCGGATGCCGGCCCGTCGGTACGCCGCGTGGGGCCGCGGTCGTTCCGGGCCAGCGCCACGGCGGACGAGACGTTCCGGAACGCCACTGCCCTGAAGCAGGATTCCGGAGCTGGGCGACTGCTCGGGGCCCACGTGGTCGCGGCTGCCTGCGAGCAGGAGCGCGGCACGTTCCCCCGCGCGCTTCAGGCGCTGAATGTGGGCCGGGCCGAGCTGCGGGCGGCGGCTGTGACCGAGGCGCGGCGGTAG